A genomic segment from Glycine soja cultivar W05 chromosome 18, ASM419377v2, whole genome shotgun sequence encodes:
- the LOC114397586 gene encoding potassium transporter 6-like isoform X2: protein MDLDRGIVQNSDKRKESWKTVLTLAYQSLGVVYGEISTSPLYVYRNTFAEDIGHSETNEEIYGVLSLVFWTLTLVPLVKYVFIVLKADDNGEGGTFALYSLLCRHAKVGLLPNCQLADEELSEYKKHSCGMAPERSLAFRLKSLLERHKVLQRILLVLALLGTCMVIGVGVLKPTISVFSAVSGLELSMSKEHHRYVEVPGACIILIGLFALQRYGTDKVGFLFAPIVCIWLFCISAIGIYNIFYWNPHVYQALSPYYVFQFLKKTRRGGWMALCGILLCITGSEAMFAGLGHFSQLSIKIAFTSLVYPSLILAYMGQAAYFSRHHDVEQEYHFGFYVSVPEKLRWPVLVIAILAAVVGSQSIITGTFSIIRQCSALSCFPRVKVVHTSSKIHGQVYIPEINWLLMLLCLAVTIGFRDTKLMGNASGLAVVSVMLVTSCLMSLVIVICWHKNVMLAIGFVLFFGTIEALFFSASVIKFFEGAWVPVALAFVFLSVMCVWHYGTLKKYEFDVQNKVSLSWLLSLGPTLGFARVRGIGLVHTELVSGIPAIFSHFVTNLPAFHQILVFLCIKHVPVPHVRPEERFLVGRVGPRDFRVYRCIVRYGYHDVHKDDDEFEKDLVCSIAKFIQAGSGGGCNNSSNDEPEKGGGKMTVVGTCSSTSHHPILVSENAHEVNHVDKAETSSESHKVVKPKKKVRFIVPESPKIDTGAMEELKELMQAREVGVAYIIGQSYMRAKPGSSMLKKLAINLGYEFLRKNSREPSYELSAPHASSLEVGMMYQV, encoded by the exons ATGGATCTGGACCGTGGGATTGTTCAGAACTCTGATAAG aggaaagaATCATGGAAAACGGTGTTAACTCTGGCATATCAGAGTCTTGGAGTAGTGTATGGAGAGATTAGCACTTCACCACTCTACGTGTACAGGAACACATTTGCTGAAGACATTGGTCACTCAGAGACCAATGAAGAGATTTATGGTGTTTTGTCTTTGGTATTCTGGACTCTCACATTGGTGCCTTTGGTGAAGTATGTGTTCATAGTGCTGAAAGCTGATGACAATGGTGAAGGTGGCACGTTCGCACTGTATTCTTTGCTGTGTCGCCATGCCAAGGTTGGCTTGTTGCCTAATTGCCAATTGGCCGATGAGGAGCTCTCGGAGTACAAAAAGCACAGCTGTGGCATGGCACCGGAGAGAAGCCTTGCCTTCAGGCTCAAGTCCTTGTTGGAGAGGCACAAGGTCTTGCAGAGGATTTTGCTGGTTCTGGCTTTGTTAGGGACTTGCATGGTGATTGGTGTTGGAGTCCTTAAACCTACTATTTCTG TTTTCTCAGCAGTGTCTGGCCTTGAGCTTTCAATGTCCAAGGAGCATCACAGAT ATGTAGAAGTTCCAGGTGCCTGCATCATATTGATAGGCTTGTTTGCCCTTCAACGTTATGGCACAGACAAGGTTGGCTTCTTGTTTGCCCCCATAGTTTGCATATGGCTCTTCTGCATCAGTGCCATTGGTATATATAATATCTTTTACTGGAACCCTCATGTGTACCAAGCACTCTCTCCATattatgtttttcaatttttaaagaaGACTAGAAGAGGAGGTTGGATGGCCCTTTGTGGAATTTTGTTGTGCATAACAG GATCAGAAGCCATGTTTGCTGGTCTTGGGCACTTTTCCCAGCTATCAATCAAG ATTGCTTTCACCTCTTTGGTCTATCCATCTTTAATCCTCGCGTATATGGGGCAAGCTGCTTATTTTTCTAGACATCATGATGTTGAGCAAGAGTACCACTTTGGCTTTTATGTATCTGTACCAG AGAAGTTGAGATGGCCTGTTCTTGTGATAGCCATACTTGCTGCGGTTGTGGGAAGCCAATCCATCATCACTGGAACTTTCTCAATCATCAGGCAATGCTCTGCATTAAGTTGCTTTCCTAGAGTTAAAGTGGTTCACACTTCATCCAAAATCCATGGACAAGTATATATCCCTGAGATCAACTGGTTGTTGATGCTCTTGTGTTTGGCTGTAACTATTGGTTTTAGAGACACAAAGCTTATGGGTAATGCATCAG GTTTGGCAGTAGTCTCAGTGATGCTGGTCACCTCATGTTTGATGTCACTGGTTATTGTAATCTGCTGGCACAAGAATGTTATGCTTGCAATTGGGTTTGTTCTCTTCTTTGGCACCATTGAGGCCCTCTTCTTCTCAGCTTCTGTGATCAAGTTCTTCGAAGGAGCGTGGGTGCCGGTTGCTTTGGCATTTGTGTTTCTGTCAGTCATGTGTGTGTGGCACTATGGCACTCTCAAGAAGTATGAATTTGATGTCCAAAACAAGGTTTCACTTAGCTGGTTACTCAGCCTTGGCCCTACCTTAGGCTTTGCAAGAGTACGCGGGATTGGCCTTGTGCACACTGAGCTAGTGTCTGGAATCCCTGCCATTTTCTCCCACTTTGTGACCAACCTACCAGCATTCCACCAAATCCTTGTCTTCCTATGCATCAAACATGTGCCAGTTCCACATGTTAGGCCTGAGGAAAGGTTCCTAGTTGGTCGTGTCGGTCCAAGAGACTTCAGAGTTTACAGGTGCATAGTGAGGTATGGATACCATGATGTCCACAAAGATGATGATGAGTTTGAGAAAGACCTTGTGTGCAGCATAGCGAAGTTCATTCAAGCAGGAAGTGGTGGTGGATGCAATAACTCGTCAAATGATGAGCCTGAAAAGGGTGGTGGCAAAATGACAGTTGTTGGAACCTGTTCTAGTACTAGCCACCACCCCATTTTGGTTAGTGAGAATGCTCATGAGGTTAATCATGTGGACAAAGCTGAGACATCATCAGAGTCACACAAGGTGGTCAAACCAAAGAAAAAGGTTAGGTTTATTGTGCCTGAGAGTCCAAAGATTGACACTGGTGCAATGGAGGAGTTGAAAGAATTAATGCAAGCCAGGGAAGTTGGGGTGGCCTACATTATAGGACAGTCCTACATGAGAGCCAAACCAGGGTCCAGCATGTTGAAGAAGTTGGCCATTAATTTAGGGTATGAATTCTTAAGAAAGAATAGTAGAGAGCCCTCCTATGAACTTAGTGCTCCCCATGCATCCTCTTTGGAGGTTGGGATGATGTACCAagtttaa
- the LOC114397586 gene encoding potassium transporter 6-like isoform X1 encodes MDLDRGIVQNSDKVNWRKESWKTVLTLAYQSLGVVYGEISTSPLYVYRNTFAEDIGHSETNEEIYGVLSLVFWTLTLVPLVKYVFIVLKADDNGEGGTFALYSLLCRHAKVGLLPNCQLADEELSEYKKHSCGMAPERSLAFRLKSLLERHKVLQRILLVLALLGTCMVIGVGVLKPTISVFSAVSGLELSMSKEHHRYVEVPGACIILIGLFALQRYGTDKVGFLFAPIVCIWLFCISAIGIYNIFYWNPHVYQALSPYYVFQFLKKTRRGGWMALCGILLCITGSEAMFAGLGHFSQLSIKIAFTSLVYPSLILAYMGQAAYFSRHHDVEQEYHFGFYVSVPEKLRWPVLVIAILAAVVGSQSIITGTFSIIRQCSALSCFPRVKVVHTSSKIHGQVYIPEINWLLMLLCLAVTIGFRDTKLMGNASGLAVVSVMLVTSCLMSLVIVICWHKNVMLAIGFVLFFGTIEALFFSASVIKFFEGAWVPVALAFVFLSVMCVWHYGTLKKYEFDVQNKVSLSWLLSLGPTLGFARVRGIGLVHTELVSGIPAIFSHFVTNLPAFHQILVFLCIKHVPVPHVRPEERFLVGRVGPRDFRVYRCIVRYGYHDVHKDDDEFEKDLVCSIAKFIQAGSGGGCNNSSNDEPEKGGGKMTVVGTCSSTSHHPILVSENAHEVNHVDKAETSSESHKVVKPKKKVRFIVPESPKIDTGAMEELKELMQAREVGVAYIIGQSYMRAKPGSSMLKKLAINLGYEFLRKNSREPSYELSAPHASSLEVGMMYQV; translated from the exons ATGGATCTGGACCGTGGGATTGTTCAGAACTCTGATAAGGTGAATTGG aggaaagaATCATGGAAAACGGTGTTAACTCTGGCATATCAGAGTCTTGGAGTAGTGTATGGAGAGATTAGCACTTCACCACTCTACGTGTACAGGAACACATTTGCTGAAGACATTGGTCACTCAGAGACCAATGAAGAGATTTATGGTGTTTTGTCTTTGGTATTCTGGACTCTCACATTGGTGCCTTTGGTGAAGTATGTGTTCATAGTGCTGAAAGCTGATGACAATGGTGAAGGTGGCACGTTCGCACTGTATTCTTTGCTGTGTCGCCATGCCAAGGTTGGCTTGTTGCCTAATTGCCAATTGGCCGATGAGGAGCTCTCGGAGTACAAAAAGCACAGCTGTGGCATGGCACCGGAGAGAAGCCTTGCCTTCAGGCTCAAGTCCTTGTTGGAGAGGCACAAGGTCTTGCAGAGGATTTTGCTGGTTCTGGCTTTGTTAGGGACTTGCATGGTGATTGGTGTTGGAGTCCTTAAACCTACTATTTCTG TTTTCTCAGCAGTGTCTGGCCTTGAGCTTTCAATGTCCAAGGAGCATCACAGAT ATGTAGAAGTTCCAGGTGCCTGCATCATATTGATAGGCTTGTTTGCCCTTCAACGTTATGGCACAGACAAGGTTGGCTTCTTGTTTGCCCCCATAGTTTGCATATGGCTCTTCTGCATCAGTGCCATTGGTATATATAATATCTTTTACTGGAACCCTCATGTGTACCAAGCACTCTCTCCATattatgtttttcaatttttaaagaaGACTAGAAGAGGAGGTTGGATGGCCCTTTGTGGAATTTTGTTGTGCATAACAG GATCAGAAGCCATGTTTGCTGGTCTTGGGCACTTTTCCCAGCTATCAATCAAG ATTGCTTTCACCTCTTTGGTCTATCCATCTTTAATCCTCGCGTATATGGGGCAAGCTGCTTATTTTTCTAGACATCATGATGTTGAGCAAGAGTACCACTTTGGCTTTTATGTATCTGTACCAG AGAAGTTGAGATGGCCTGTTCTTGTGATAGCCATACTTGCTGCGGTTGTGGGAAGCCAATCCATCATCACTGGAACTTTCTCAATCATCAGGCAATGCTCTGCATTAAGTTGCTTTCCTAGAGTTAAAGTGGTTCACACTTCATCCAAAATCCATGGACAAGTATATATCCCTGAGATCAACTGGTTGTTGATGCTCTTGTGTTTGGCTGTAACTATTGGTTTTAGAGACACAAAGCTTATGGGTAATGCATCAG GTTTGGCAGTAGTCTCAGTGATGCTGGTCACCTCATGTTTGATGTCACTGGTTATTGTAATCTGCTGGCACAAGAATGTTATGCTTGCAATTGGGTTTGTTCTCTTCTTTGGCACCATTGAGGCCCTCTTCTTCTCAGCTTCTGTGATCAAGTTCTTCGAAGGAGCGTGGGTGCCGGTTGCTTTGGCATTTGTGTTTCTGTCAGTCATGTGTGTGTGGCACTATGGCACTCTCAAGAAGTATGAATTTGATGTCCAAAACAAGGTTTCACTTAGCTGGTTACTCAGCCTTGGCCCTACCTTAGGCTTTGCAAGAGTACGCGGGATTGGCCTTGTGCACACTGAGCTAGTGTCTGGAATCCCTGCCATTTTCTCCCACTTTGTGACCAACCTACCAGCATTCCACCAAATCCTTGTCTTCCTATGCATCAAACATGTGCCAGTTCCACATGTTAGGCCTGAGGAAAGGTTCCTAGTTGGTCGTGTCGGTCCAAGAGACTTCAGAGTTTACAGGTGCATAGTGAGGTATGGATACCATGATGTCCACAAAGATGATGATGAGTTTGAGAAAGACCTTGTGTGCAGCATAGCGAAGTTCATTCAAGCAGGAAGTGGTGGTGGATGCAATAACTCGTCAAATGATGAGCCTGAAAAGGGTGGTGGCAAAATGACAGTTGTTGGAACCTGTTCTAGTACTAGCCACCACCCCATTTTGGTTAGTGAGAATGCTCATGAGGTTAATCATGTGGACAAAGCTGAGACATCATCAGAGTCACACAAGGTGGTCAAACCAAAGAAAAAGGTTAGGTTTATTGTGCCTGAGAGTCCAAAGATTGACACTGGTGCAATGGAGGAGTTGAAAGAATTAATGCAAGCCAGGGAAGTTGGGGTGGCCTACATTATAGGACAGTCCTACATGAGAGCCAAACCAGGGTCCAGCATGTTGAAGAAGTTGGCCATTAATTTAGGGTATGAATTCTTAAGAAAGAATAGTAGAGAGCCCTCCTATGAACTTAGTGCTCCCCATGCATCCTCTTTGGAGGTTGGGATGATGTACCAagtttaa